A window of the Brassica oleracea var. oleracea cultivar TO1000 chromosome C1, BOL, whole genome shotgun sequence genome harbors these coding sequences:
- the LOC106305888 gene encoding potassium transporter 9: MAERVETSVPEGENTIEERHVGAMWELEQKLDQPMDEEATKLNTTHRDKNKLSMLMLLRLSFQSLGIVYGDLGTSPLYVFYNTFPDGIEDSEDVIGALSLIIYSLLLVPLIKYVFIVCKANDNGQGGTLAIYSLLCRHAKVSLIPNHQRSDENLTTYSRTLLPEGSFSAKTKKWLEGKHWRKRALLVIVLLGTCMTIGDGILTPAISVLSATGGIKVNNPKMSSDIVVLVAIVILIGLFSMQHYGTHKVGWLFAPIVFIWFLFIGATGIYNICKHDTSVLKAFSPTYIYLYFKRRGRDGWISLGGILLSITGTEALYADIAFFPLLAIQLAFTFFVFPCLLLAYCGQAAYLVNNKDHYQDAFYASIPDTVYWPMFIAATGAAIVGSQATISGTYSIVKQAVSHGCFPRVKIVHTSKKFFGQIYCPDINWILMIGCIAVTASFKNQSQIGNAYGTAVVLVMLMTTLLMVLIMLLVWRCHWSLVLIFAVLSLVVELSYFSAVIFKFIEGGWVPLIIAAISLLVMSVWHYATVKKYEFEVHSKVSMSWILGLGPSLGLVRVPGIGLVYTELARGVPHIFSHFITNLPAIHSVVVFVCVKYLPVYTVPEEERFLVKRIGPKTFRMFRCVARYGYKDLHRKDDDFETKLFNKLLSFVHIETMMEPGANSSTYSSAYSVNQTQDATDALVHINNNNNHNSNNNNENNENNNMDMFSSMVDYTVSTLDTIVPVDSPHSRMSFRHSNTIEEEEEDELEFLKTCKESGVVHIMGNTVVKARSGAGLPKKIAIDYVYAFLAKVCRENSVILHVPHETLLNVGQVFYV; this comes from the exons ATGGCGGAAAGGGTAGAAACATCTGTTCCAGAAGGAGAGAACACGATAGAAGAAAGACATGTAGGAGCTATGTGGGAACTAGAGCAGAAGCTTGATCAACCCATGGATGAAGAAGCTACTAAGCTCAACACCACGCACAGAGATAAG AACAAGTTGTCGATGTTGATGCTACTGAGACTATCATTCCAAAGTCTAGGCATAGTTTACGGAGATTTAGGGACTTCACCACTGTATGTGTTCTACAATACATTCCCTGATGGGATTGAAGATAGTGAAGATGTAATCGGAGCTCTTTCTTTGATCATTTACTCTCTTTTGCTTGTTCCTCTCATCAAGTATGTCTTCATTGTCTGCAAAGCTAATGACAATGGTCAAG GTGGGACTTTAGCTATATACTCGTTACTTTGTAGACATGCTAAAGTGAGTCTAATCCCGAATCACCAGCGCAGCGATGAGAATCTCACTACTTATAGTCGAACTCTACTCCCTGAAGGGTCTTTCTCTGCTAAAACAAAGAAGTGGTTAGAGGGTAAACATTGGAGGAAGAGAGCTCTTCTTGTCATTGTTCTTCTCGGGACTTGTATGACCATTGGTGATGGTATCTTAACCCCTGCCATCTCCG TTCTTTCAGCTACTGGTGGGATCAAAGTCAACAATCCAAAGATGAGCAGCG ACATCGTTGTCCTTGTGGCTATCGTCATCTTAATAGGACTATTCAGTATGCAACACTACGGTACACACAAAGTAGGCTGGCTCTTTGCACCTATCGTCTTCATTTGGTTCCTCTTCATCGGAGCCACTGGTATATACAACATATGCAAACACGACACAAGCGTTTTAAAAGCGTTTTCACCAACATACATCTACTTGTACTTCAAAAGACGAGGACGTGATGGTTGGATCTCTCTCGGTGGCATTCTCCTCAGCATTACAGGCACAGAGGCACTATACGCAGACATTGCTTTCTTCCCGTTACTAGCGATACAGCTCGCTTTCACATTTTTCGTCTTCCCTTGTCTTCTTCTAGCATACTGTGGACAAGCTGCATATCTTGTGAACAACAAAGATCATTACCAAGATGCTTTCTATGCATCTATCCCTG ATACTGTGTATTGGCCTATGTTTATAGCGGCGACAGGAGCTGCAATCGTTGGGAGCCAAGCTACAATCTCAGGGACTTATTCTATAGTCAAGCAGGCTGTGTCTCATGGTTGTTTTCCACGTGTTAAGATTGTTCACACTTCTAAGAAGTTCTTTGGTCAGATCTATTGCCCCGATATTAACTGGATACTGATGATTGGCTGCATCGCCGTCACCGCTAGTTTCAAGAATCAGAGCCAAATCGGAAATGCATACG GAACTGCTGTTGTGCTGGTGATGCTTATGACCACGTTGCTGATGGTGCTGATCATGCTCCTTGTGTGGAGGTGCCACTGGAGCCTTGTCCTTATATTCGCCGTCCTCTCACTGGTAGTGGAGCTTTCTTACTTCTCGGCAGTGATCTTTAAGTTTATTGAAGGAGGATGGGTTCCACTCATCATAGCAGCCATCTCTCTTCTTGTAATGTCTGTTTGGCATTATGCAACGGTCAAGAAGTATGAGTTTGAAGTTCACAGTAAAGTTTCAATGAGTTGGATACTTGGTCTTGGTCCTAGCCTCGGTCTTGTCCGTGTCCCTGGGATAGGATTAGTCTACACGGAGTTAGCTAGAGGTGTCCCTCACATCTTCTCTCATTTCATCACTAACTTGCCTGCGATTCACTCGGTTGTAGTCTTTGTCTGCGTCAAGTACCTTCCTGTTTACACCGTCCCTGAAGAAGAGAGGTTTCTTGTCAAGAGAATCGGACCAAAGACATTCAGAATGTTCCGTTGCGTAGCTAG GTATGGTTACAAAGATCTGCATAGGAAAGACGATGATTTCGAAACCAAACTGTTCAATAAGCTCTTATCATTCGTCCATATCGAAACAATGATGGAGCCAGGTGCAAACTCAAGCACGTACAGCAGCGCATACTCAGTCAACCAAACACAAGACGCCACAGATGCATTAGTCCATATCAACAACAACAACAACCACAACAGCAACAACAACAATGAGAACAATGAAAACAACAACATGGATATGTTCTCATCGATGGTGGACTACACGGTATCGACTTTAGACACCATAGTTCCCGTTGATTCGCCGCATAGCAGGATGAGTTTCAGGCATAGCAACACTATAGAAGAAGAAGAGGAGGATGAGTTGGAGTTTTTGAAGACTTGTAAAGAGTCAGGGGTTGTTCATATAATGGGAAACACTGTGGTGAAAGCAAGAAGTGGAGCAGGGCTTCCCAAAAAGATTGCGATTGATTATGTTTATGCGTTTCTTGCTAAGGTTTGTAGAGAGAATAGTGTTATCTTACATGTTCCTCATGAAACCCTTTTGAACGTTGGACAAGTCTTTTATGTTTAG